One window of the Prionailurus bengalensis isolate Pbe53 chromosome E1, Fcat_Pben_1.1_paternal_pri, whole genome shotgun sequence genome contains the following:
- the WIPF2 gene encoding WAS/WASL-interacting protein family member 2 isoform X2, with the protein MANTEPPKLSRDEQRGRGALLQDICKGTKLKKVTNVNDRSAPILEKPKGSSGGYGSGAVALQPKGGLFQGGVPKLRPVGAKDGSENLAGKPALQVPSSRAAAPRPPVSTASGRPQDDTDSSRASLPELPRMQRPSLPDLSRPNTTSSTGMKHSSSAPPPPPPGRRANAPPTPLPVHSNKALAYNREKPLPPTPGQRLHLGREGPPAPPPVKPPPSPVNIRTGPSGQSLAPPPPPYRQPPGVPNGPSSPTNESAPELPQRHNSLHRKTPGPVRGLAPPPPTSASPSLQSNRPPPPARDPPSRGAAPLPPPPMIRNGARDAPPPPPPYRMHGSEPLSRGKPPPPPSRTPAGPPPPPPPPLRNGHRDSITTVRSFLDDFESKYSFHPVEDFPAPEEYKHFQRIYPSKTNRAARGAPPLPPILR; encoded by the exons ATG gCAAACACAGAGCCGCCCAAGCTGAGTAGAGATGAGCAGCGGGGTCGAGGTGCCCTATTACAGGATATCTGCAAAGGGACCAAGCTGAAGAAGGTGACCAATGTTAATGATCGGAGTGCTCCCATCCTTGAGA AACCCAAAGGAAGCAGTGGTGGTTATGGCTCTGGAGCAGTTGCCCTGCAGCCCAAGGGAGGTCTCTTCCAAGGGGGAGTGCCGAAGCTCCGACCTGTGGGAGCCAAGGATGGTTCAG AGAACCTAGCTGGTAAGCCAGCCCTACAAGTCCCCAGTTCTCGAGCTGCTGCCCCAAGGCCACCGGTGTCTACAGCCAGTGGGCGCCCTCAAGATGATACAGACAGCAGCCGAGCCTCACTCCCAGAACTGCCCCGGATGCAGAGACCATCGTTACCGGACCTCTCTAGGCCTAATACCACCAGCAGTACAGGCATGAAGCACAgcagctctgcccctcctccaccacccccgGGGCGGCGGGCCAACGCTCCCCCTACACCTCTGCCTGTGCACAGCAACAAAGCCCTAGCCTACAACAGAGAGAAACCCTTGCCGCCCACACCTGGACAAAGGCTGCACCTTGGTCGAGAGGGACCTCCTGCTCCACCCCCAGTCAAACCACCTCCTTCCCCTGTGAATATTAGAACGGGACCAAGTGGCCAGTctctggctcctcctcctccgccttaCCGCCAGCCTCCTGGGGTCCCCAATGGACCCTCCAGTCCCACTAACGAGTCAGCCCCTGAGCTGCCCCAGAGACACAATTCTTTGCATAGGAAGACACCGGGGCCTGTCAGAGGCCTAGCGCCTCCTCCACCCACCTCAGCTTCTCCCTCGCTACAGAGTAATAGgccaccacccccagcccgggACCCTCCCAGTCGGGGAGCAG CTCCTCTACCCCCACCACCCATGATCCGAAATGGTGCCAGGgatgctccccctcccccaccaccataCCGAATGCATGGGTCAGAACCCCTGAGCCGAGGaaagcccccacctcctccctcaaGGACGCCAGCTGgaccaccccctcctcctccaccacccctgAGGAATGGCCACAGAGATTCTATTACCACTGTCCGATCTTTCTTGG aTGATTTTGAGTCAAAGTATTCTTTCCATCCAGTAGAAGACTTTCCTGCTCCAGAAGAATATAAACACTTTCAAAGAATATATCCCAGCAAAACAAACCGAG ctgCCCGTGGAGCCCCACCTCTGCCACCCATTCTCAGGTGA
- the WIPF2 gene encoding WAS/WASL-interacting protein family member 2 isoform X1, whose translation MPIPPPPPPPPGPPPPPTFNQANTEPPKLSRDEQRGRGALLQDICKGTKLKKVTNVNDRSAPILEKPKGSSGGYGSGAVALQPKGGLFQGGVPKLRPVGAKDGSENLAGKPALQVPSSRAAAPRPPVSTASGRPQDDTDSSRASLPELPRMQRPSLPDLSRPNTTSSTGMKHSSSAPPPPPPGRRANAPPTPLPVHSNKALAYNREKPLPPTPGQRLHLGREGPPAPPPVKPPPSPVNIRTGPSGQSLAPPPPPYRQPPGVPNGPSSPTNESAPELPQRHNSLHRKTPGPVRGLAPPPPTSASPSLQSNRPPPPARDPPSRGAAPLPPPPMIRNGARDAPPPPPPYRMHGSEPLSRGKPPPPPSRTPAGPPPPPPPPLRNGHRDSITTVRSFLDDFESKYSFHPVEDFPAPEEYKHFQRIYPSKTNRAARGAPPLPPILR comes from the exons gCAAACACAGAGCCGCCCAAGCTGAGTAGAGATGAGCAGCGGGGTCGAGGTGCCCTATTACAGGATATCTGCAAAGGGACCAAGCTGAAGAAGGTGACCAATGTTAATGATCGGAGTGCTCCCATCCTTGAGA AACCCAAAGGAAGCAGTGGTGGTTATGGCTCTGGAGCAGTTGCCCTGCAGCCCAAGGGAGGTCTCTTCCAAGGGGGAGTGCCGAAGCTCCGACCTGTGGGAGCCAAGGATGGTTCAG AGAACCTAGCTGGTAAGCCAGCCCTACAAGTCCCCAGTTCTCGAGCTGCTGCCCCAAGGCCACCGGTGTCTACAGCCAGTGGGCGCCCTCAAGATGATACAGACAGCAGCCGAGCCTCACTCCCAGAACTGCCCCGGATGCAGAGACCATCGTTACCGGACCTCTCTAGGCCTAATACCACCAGCAGTACAGGCATGAAGCACAgcagctctgcccctcctccaccacccccgGGGCGGCGGGCCAACGCTCCCCCTACACCTCTGCCTGTGCACAGCAACAAAGCCCTAGCCTACAACAGAGAGAAACCCTTGCCGCCCACACCTGGACAAAGGCTGCACCTTGGTCGAGAGGGACCTCCTGCTCCACCCCCAGTCAAACCACCTCCTTCCCCTGTGAATATTAGAACGGGACCAAGTGGCCAGTctctggctcctcctcctccgccttaCCGCCAGCCTCCTGGGGTCCCCAATGGACCCTCCAGTCCCACTAACGAGTCAGCCCCTGAGCTGCCCCAGAGACACAATTCTTTGCATAGGAAGACACCGGGGCCTGTCAGAGGCCTAGCGCCTCCTCCACCCACCTCAGCTTCTCCCTCGCTACAGAGTAATAGgccaccacccccagcccgggACCCTCCCAGTCGGGGAGCAG CTCCTCTACCCCCACCACCCATGATCCGAAATGGTGCCAGGgatgctccccctcccccaccaccataCCGAATGCATGGGTCAGAACCCCTGAGCCGAGGaaagcccccacctcctccctcaaGGACGCCAGCTGgaccaccccctcctcctccaccacccctgAGGAATGGCCACAGAGATTCTATTACCACTGTCCGATCTTTCTTGG aTGATTTTGAGTCAAAGTATTCTTTCCATCCAGTAGAAGACTTTCCTGCTCCAGAAGAATATAAACACTTTCAAAGAATATATCCCAGCAAAACAAACCGAG ctgCCCGTGGAGCCCCACCTCTGCCACCCATTCTCAGGTGA